The following is a genomic window from Alkaliphilus sp. B6464.
CTTTAATATCTTCCATAATCCTGCTTGCAGCTTCAAAAGGGGTTCCGAATAATCCTTCAGTTCCAGTCATATCAAGCCAAGCTTCATCAATGCTGTTTTTCTCCACAATAGGACTATAGTTAAATAATAGATTCATAACTTCATTTGATTTCTTCTGATAGAAATTATGATCTGGCGGAACCAAAATCATATCAGGGCAGAGTTTTAAAGCCTTATGTAGAATCATGGCAGTTTTCACACCAAACTTCCTAGCTTCATAGTTAGCTGCTAGAACAATTCCTGTGCGTTTTTGTGGGTCTCCTGCTACCGCTGCTGGTTTTCCAAGAAGATTGGGGTTTCTTGTCATCTCACAAGATATAAAAAAAGCATTCATATCAACAAGAAATATAACTTTCTGCACTGTAATCGTTCCTTTCATACTTTTACTTGTTAATTATTAATGGTGATATTTAATAAAGTCGTATACTGTTTAATAAACTTGCCAACTATTGCTGCAATTGTTGATGTGGAATAAAGTTAGAAAATAAAATTTATCGTCACAAAATCAAATTTAAAAACTCTTCACTGTAAAATAATAACATAAGCGATAGTTTATATCAATTCAGATGATTATATAAAAAGTTCATATTAAGATAAACAGCCAAAATTATTTTATAACTTGATAGAGAAAATTAGTCTTAATCAGTAAAAATAACAATGTTAAAAAAATCCACGCCATGTGGATTTTTTTATGAGATTATAATTATAATTCCATTTAGAATATAGAGGAATTTTAGTACCATTGAAGGAAGATGAAAAATTAATTGAATAAATAGATCATGTCTTTATAGACACAGAGCAATACAGTGTCCATAAAGGATAGGTATATATTTTTAGAAAAATATAATAATAAAATCATTGGATTATATTGACAACACATAGATGATCATCTATACTATACATAGATGATCATCTATGTGAATAAAAAAATTATATAAAAATTGGCTATTTAAAAAACTAAAGGCCAATAAAATAAAAAATAGGAGTGATTGTGCATGAAAAAAATGATAATTTTTGAACCAGCTATGTGTTGTTCTACAGGAGTTTGCGGCCCATCTGTTGATAAGGAGCTATTAAGAGTTTCTACTGTAATTAGTAATTTAAAGAATAATGGAGTAATAGTCGAAAGACATAATCTAACTAGTAATCCTTTAATATTTGTTCAAAATCAAGAAATAAATAATATGTTAGATAGAGAAGGCATAGAAATCCTGCCAGTTATAATGGTTGACGGAGTTGTTGTAAAAACTAAAAGCTACCCAAGCAATGAAGAATTTTGTTCTTTATTAGATGTTACAGAAGATTATTTAAAAGCACCAAATAAAAATGAATCTAAAGGATGCTGTGACCCTAATAGTGGATGCTGCTAATAACCTAGGAAAAGAGGGATTTATATGTCATTTAAAAATTTTGATATGGAAGATATAAACTTAACTAAATATTTATTTTTCACAGGAAAAGGTGGAGTTGGTAAAACTTCAACAGCATGCGCTATTGCAGTAGCTTTAGCTGATAAAGGTAAAAAAATAATGCTTATAAGTACTGATCCAGCTTCAAATCTTCAAGATGTATTTAGTACAGAATTAAATAACAAAGGTGTTCCTATAAAGGAAGTACCAAACTTAGTAGTAGCAAATTTTGAACCAGAAAAAGCAGCAGCAGAATATAAGGAAAGTGTAATAGCTCCATACAGAGGAAAGCTTCCAGAAGCAGTACTTACAAATATGGAAGAACAGCTTTCAGGGTCATGTACAGTTGAAATAGCAGCTTTTAATGAATTCTCTGGTTTTATAACTGATGAAAAAGCTGCAAAGGAATACGATCATATTATATTTGATACTGCGCCTACTGGTCATACATTAAGAATGCTTCAACTTCCTTCAGCATGGACTAATTTTATTAGTGAAAACACTCATGGTGCGTCATGTTTAGGACAGCTATCAGGACTTGAGGATAAAAAAGAAGTTTATAAAAATGCAGTAGAAAATCTAGCTGATGGAGAAAAAACTACACTTATATTAATATCTCGCCCTGAAGTAGCAGCTCTGAAAGAAGCTGAAAGAGCTTCTATAGAACTTCAGGATATAGGAGTAAATAATCAACTTTTAGTAGTTAATGGAGTATTAAAACAGCACGATGATGAACTTTCGACATCTATTTATACAAAACAAAAAGCTGCATTAGATAATATGCCAGAAGGGCTTAAAACAATAGAAACTTTTGAAATTCCACTAAGACCATATAATGTAACTGGCATTGAAAATGTTAGAGCCTTTTTCAAGAGTGATAATATTAAACATAGTACTGAGACATTAAATGTTAGTAGCATTCCTAATTTGAATGATGTAATAGAAGATTTGTATAAATCTAATAAGAAAGTTATATTTACTATGGGTAAGGGTGGAGTAGGTAAAACTACCATAGCAGCTACAGTTGCACTAGAACTTGCAAAAAAAGGTAAAAAAGTACATTTAACAACAACTGATCCAGCGGCACACTTAAAGTTTGTC
Proteins encoded in this region:
- the arsD gene encoding arsenite efflux transporter metallochaperone ArsD; this translates as MKKMIIFEPAMCCSTGVCGPSVDKELLRVSTVISNLKNNGVIVERHNLTSNPLIFVQNQEINNMLDREGIEILPVIMVDGVVVKTKSYPSNEEFCSLLDVTEDYLKAPNKNESKGCCDPNSGCC
- the arsA gene encoding arsenical pump-driving ATPase — protein: MSFKNFDMEDINLTKYLFFTGKGGVGKTSTACAIAVALADKGKKIMLISTDPASNLQDVFSTELNNKGVPIKEVPNLVVANFEPEKAAAEYKESVIAPYRGKLPEAVLTNMEEQLSGSCTVEIAAFNEFSGFITDEKAAKEYDHIIFDTAPTGHTLRMLQLPSAWTNFISENTHGASCLGQLSGLEDKKEVYKNAVENLADGEKTTLILISRPEVAALKEAERASIELQDIGVNNQLLVVNGVLKQHDDELSTSIYTKQKAALDNMPEGLKTIETFEIPLRPYNVTGIENVRAFFKSDNIKHSTETLNVSSIPNLNDVIEDLYKSNKKVIFTMGKGGVGKTTIAATVALELAKKGKKVHLTTTDPAAHLKFVLEESYGITLSNIDEKKELEKYKEEVLSKARETMSDDDLAYVEEDLRSPCTQEIAVFRAFAEIVERSENEVVVIDTAPTGHTLLLLDSTQSYHKEIQRSQGDIPESVKKLLPKLRDEKHTEVIIVTLAEATPVYEAMRLEEDLNRAGINVKWWVINSSFYATNTTNDILKVKASNEVEWINKVNEISKGNFAVIEWIPEEVKGENLSKLLK